The proteins below are encoded in one region of Ostrea edulis chromosome 3, xbOstEdul1.1, whole genome shotgun sequence:
- the LOC125647560 gene encoding uncharacterized protein LOC125647560 isoform X1, whose product MHNNNGPCSGRPNGCCRGTSWNKYLEACKECTPGYFGLRCEIPCVYPYYGTLCENKCWCDRESCHVSSGCPNLSTRTTENVLRTDVNGFDINVTSSGGVHLFNNTNSKNEDSPSFPSIVTIVSCSILFVLIIVSIVLIARKYGNQNRITNANHNDRYLYQSPSVTMRSEHVYQRTGMADVFSGISNVTITYEKPSKTYSIKLHCEETEPLVTDEVFTSQYAVSDDVDRDRYTINPIRRGERSVYHNADDITRVSTETMSQL is encoded by the exons ATGCATAACAATAACGGCCCATGTTCAGGAAG ACCAAATGGCTGTTGTCGAGGAACCTCATGGAACAAATATCTGGAAGCTTGTAAAG AATGTACGCCGGGGTACTTTGGTTTGCGCTGTGAAATACCCTGTGTATACCCATATTACGGAACACTCTGTGAGAACAAATGCTGGTGTGATCGAGAATCCTGTCATGTTTCATCGGGGTGTCCAAATTTATCAA cGAGAACCACAGAGAATGTTCTGAGAACTGATGTAAATGGATTCGATATCAACGTTACCAGCTCTGGTGGCGTCCATTTGTTCAATAACACTAACAGCAAGAATGAAGATTCTCCGTCTTTCCCATCTATCGTTACCATTGTCTCATGCTCCATTTTATTTGTTCTGATTATTGTCTCAATAGTCTTAATAGCTCGGAAATACGGAAACCAAAACAGAATCACCAACGCTAACCACAATGACAGGTACTTGTATCAGTCGCCCAGTGTTACAATGAGATCTGAACATGTTTATCAACGAACGGGGATGGCAGATGTGTTTTCCGGAATCTCCAATGTGACTATCACATACGAAAAACCATCAAAGACGTATTCCATCAAACTTCATTGTGAAGAGACGGAACCCTTAGTGACTGATGAGGTTTTCACCAGTCAATACGCTGTGTCTGATGACGTTGATCGGGATCGATATACTATAAATCCTATCAGACGTGGTGAAAGATCTGTATACCATAACGCTGATGACATAACTCGTGTTTCTACTGAAACAATGTCACagctgtaa
- the LOC125647560 gene encoding uncharacterized protein LOC125647560 isoform X2 has protein sequence MSESGPNGCCRGTSWNKYLEACKECTPGYFGLRCEIPCVYPYYGTLCENKCWCDRESCHVSSGCPNLSTRTTENVLRTDVNGFDINVTSSGGVHLFNNTNSKNEDSPSFPSIVTIVSCSILFVLIIVSIVLIARKYGNQNRITNANHNDRYLYQSPSVTMRSEHVYQRTGMADVFSGISNVTITYEKPSKTYSIKLHCEETEPLVTDEVFTSQYAVSDDVDRDRYTINPIRRGERSVYHNADDITRVSTETMSQL, from the exons ATGTCAGAATCTGg ACCAAATGGCTGTTGTCGAGGAACCTCATGGAACAAATATCTGGAAGCTTGTAAAG AATGTACGCCGGGGTACTTTGGTTTGCGCTGTGAAATACCCTGTGTATACCCATATTACGGAACACTCTGTGAGAACAAATGCTGGTGTGATCGAGAATCCTGTCATGTTTCATCGGGGTGTCCAAATTTATCAA cGAGAACCACAGAGAATGTTCTGAGAACTGATGTAAATGGATTCGATATCAACGTTACCAGCTCTGGTGGCGTCCATTTGTTCAATAACACTAACAGCAAGAATGAAGATTCTCCGTCTTTCCCATCTATCGTTACCATTGTCTCATGCTCCATTTTATTTGTTCTGATTATTGTCTCAATAGTCTTAATAGCTCGGAAATACGGAAACCAAAACAGAATCACCAACGCTAACCACAATGACAGGTACTTGTATCAGTCGCCCAGTGTTACAATGAGATCTGAACATGTTTATCAACGAACGGGGATGGCAGATGTGTTTTCCGGAATCTCCAATGTGACTATCACATACGAAAAACCATCAAAGACGTATTCCATCAAACTTCATTGTGAAGAGACGGAACCCTTAGTGACTGATGAGGTTTTCACCAGTCAATACGCTGTGTCTGATGACGTTGATCGGGATCGATATACTATAAATCCTATCAGACGTGGTGAAAGATCTGTATACCATAACGCTGATGACATAACTCGTGTTTCTACTGAAACAATGTCACagctgtaa